The Thermoanaerobaculia bacterium genomic interval CTCGATCTTCTGGCGGGACATCTCCTTCGGGGGCAACCAGTACACCGACGCCCTCCAGAAGGAGTTCAACCTGAGCTTCGACCAGGCCGAGACCCTGAAGCGCGGCGGGAAGGTCGGGGAGCAGTCGCTGACGACCGCCCTCCCGATCCTGCAGGCCGTCTCTCAGGACATGGCGCAGGAGCTCCAGAAAACCTTCGACTTCTTCACCGCGACGACCGCGACCGAGCGGATCGACGAGATCGTGCTCTCCGGCGGCTCCGCGCGGGTCGTCAACCTCGATTCCCAGCTGAAGGAGCGGTTCGGGATCTCGGTCGAGATCATGAATCCGTTCCGCCAGATCCAGACCGCGGGAAGCGGCGTCTCGGAGGACTGGCTCTCCGAGCACGCCCCGATGCTCGCGATCGCCGTGGGGCTCGCGGTCCGGCAGGTCGGAGGGTGATCGCTTGATCAAGATCAATCTTCTCTCGGAAGGACGCACGGCGGCCCGGGCGGCGCAGCCCGCGGTCGCGACCGGGAAGGTCAACAACCTCGTCTTCATCGGCTGCCTCGCGCTGGCCGTCCTCTACTTCCTCGGCATGTGGTGGCACGTCGCGACCGTCAAGCGCGACTGGGACGAGAAGAACCGCCGGGCGCAGGCGGAGGTCGACCGGCTGAAGTCGATCATCGACGAGGTCAACGGCTACGAGAAGAAGAAGTCGAACCTCGAGGCGAAGATCAACCTGATCAACGACTTGAAGCGCAACCAGCACGGCCCGGTGCGGCTGATGGACGAGGTCTCCAAGGCGCTCCCCGATCTGGTCTGGCTGAACACCATGAACCTGATCGGGAACGCGATCCAGATCAACGGCAAGGCGATGACGCCCAACGCGGTCGCCAACTTCATCGAGAACCTGAAGAAGAGCCCTTACTTCGCCGAGCCCCGCTTCCAGTCGCTGAACCAGGAGGGGCCGATCTACAACTTCGGGCTCGCCGTGACGTTCACGTACGTGTCGCCGACGGAGCCGACGGCCGCTCCGGCCGGGGCGCCGGCGACGACGAGTCCTCCGGCCGCAGCGCCGCCGGCGAAGCCGGCCGCATGACGAGGAATTAGATGGCGCTCGACGATCTCTTCAAGTTCGAGGATAAGCCGATGTGGCAGTCGGCGGTCACGGGCCTCGTGATCGCGGGCATCCTCGTCGGCGTCGCCGAGTGGCAGTTCTTCGGGCCGCGCCGCCGCGACATCGACGCGGCGAAGGCGAAGTACGCGTCGCTGTCGGCCGAAATCGAGAAGGGGCGCGCCGCGGAGCGCAAGCTCGCGCAGTTCCGGGAAGAGGTCAAGAAGCTCGAGCTCGAGCTCCACAAGCTGCTCCAGGTGCTTCCGCCCGAGCGCGACACCGAGGACCTGATCAAGAAGGTCGAGGCGCTGATCCATCAGGGCGACTTCAGTCTCCTCGTCTTCCGCACCAACGAGCCGATCCCGAAAGATTTCTACAAGGAATACCCGTTCAACGTGGTGCTCAACGGGACGTACCACAACCTCGCGCTGTTCTTCTCCCGGATGGCGAATTTCTCGCGCATCATCAACGTCGAGGATCTCCGGATCAACGGGATCAACAACGTCGCGGGCAAGACGCTCAACGCGACCTTCGTCGCGAAGACGTTCATCTACACCGGCGACGAGAACGCGCCCGCGGCCGCGGCGCCGGGCAAGCCCGGGGCGCCGGCGAGGCCGGGGAACGTCTCGCGCGGCGCCGCGGCGATCAAGGGAAAGGACCTGCCACCCGAATGAGAACGATGCGCACCCTCGCCCCCGCGATGTTCCTGCTCGCCGCCGCGCTCGTCTCGGCGCAGGCGAAGAAGGAAAGCGCCCCCGCCGCCAGGCCCGCGGCCCCGGCCGCCGCCGCGAAGACCGGGGCGGCGGCTCCCGCGGCCCCTCCCGACGACACGACCATCGAGGGACGCCAGTACGTCTACGATCCCGCCGGCCGGCGGGACCCGTTCAAGTCGCTCCTGGTCCGCGAACGGTCGAGGGAATCGCGGCCTCCGGGGATCGCCGGCCTCTCGGTCGACGAGCTCGAGCTCCAGGGGATCTGGAAGACCCGTTCGGGCTGGCTCGCCCAGGTCCGCGGCTCGGACAACAAGAGCTATCTCCTCCGCAAGGGGGACGTCCTTTTCGACGGCGAGGTGCTCGACGTGGAGAACAACGAGCTCACTCTCCGGCAGAACGTCAACGATCCCCAGAGCGTCAAGCCTTTCCGGGACGTGGTCAAGCGTTTGAACGCGCCCGCGAGACCGGAATGACCGATCGGGGTAAGGGATTCGCGAGAACGGGAGGAATGATGCATCCACGAAGAACCTGGTACGCGGCGCTCGCCCTGGGGTGGCTCGCCGTCGCGTGTTCCTCGACCCATTCCGGAACCGCGGCCCGCGACACTTCCGCTCCCTCCCCGACGCCGGTGGCCGCCGCCGCCCCCGTCTCGCGACCGGCCGCGACGATCGACTCGGCCGCCTTCTCGCAGGACGCCGACGGCGCGCGCGTCGTCCTCACCGCGGATTCGCCGCTCCTCTACACGTCGTACGAGCCGCGCCCCGACACGCTCGTGATCGACCTCTCGGGCGCCCACCCGTCGGACGCGTTCGTCGCTCCTTCGGTGGAAGGCGCGCTCGTCACGGGACTCAAGGTCGAGCCGATCGAGGAGCTCGGCCATCGCCAGACCCGGATCACGATCCAGCACCGCGCCGGCGCGCATTTCGAGATCGCGTCGCAGGGCCGCTCTCTCGCCGTCGGTTTCGACGCGGAGAAGACGGCGGACGCGTCGGCGGCCGCCGGCGCTCAGGAAACTCCGGCCGCGCCCGCTCCGGAGAGCCCGGCGGCTCCGGCGATCGTGACTGCCGCGGACCTCCCGGCGGCGTCGCCCGTACCCGCCAACGTGCCCCGGGGCGAGGCGGCGCGCGCTCTCGAGCGCGTCGACGTGTCTTCCGTATCCGCCGCCTCGGCGATCGTCTCTCTCCTGGGCGACGGCGCCCTCTCGGTCCAGGATTTCGCGCTCGAGAATCCGCCGCGCATCGTCCTCGACGTCGCGGGCGTGCGGGCTCAGGTTCCGCGGCGGGTGATCCCCGGCGCCGGGCCGGTCCTCCGCGCGCGGATCTCGCAGTACCGCACGACGCCCGAGAGGATCGCCCGCGTCGTGATCGATCTCGACCGGACCCGGCCTTACCGGACCGAGCGGGACGGCGAGCGCCTCCTCGTGCGCCTGGGCGAGAGTGTCGCAACGGCGATCCCGGCTCCGCCGACCGCCCCGAAGGCCGAGCCCTCGCGCACGATGGTGGCCGGCGCGGCGCCGGTTCGCGCCGAAGCTCCCGCTCCCTCGGTGAAGGCGCCGTCCCCGGTGCCGCCGGCCGCGACCGTCGCGGAGGCGCCCGTCGAGCCGAAGCCCTCGATCGAGCTCCCCAAGCGGCCGGTCGAGAAGACCGCGCAGGCACGATCGGCCCGCGGCTCCGCCGAGCCGTCCACCGAGACGTCCGAGGGACACCTGGCGAGCCTCGCGACGGGGCCCGCCGTCGACTCCATTCCTCCGTCCCGGCGCGCCCACGGGGTCCTCGAGGCCAGGAAGATGCCGAAGCCGAGACCGGTCGAGACGCGAGCGGCCGCGGCCGAACCCGCCGCGAAGGCGCCCGCCGCGAAGTCGGAAGACCCGCTGTTCGAGTCGGCCGAAGTGATGTTGAACGACCAGGAAAAGCCGGTCGACAAGCAGGAGCTCGCCAATACCTACAAATCGCGGACCGTCGGCGGCGGCGAGACCCAGTACACGGGAGAGCCGATCTCGCTCGATCTCAAGGACGCCGACATCAAGGACGTCTTCCGCACGATCTCCGAGCTGACCGGCCTGAACATCGTCATCGACCCCGACGTGCGCGGGACCGTCACCGTTCGGCTCGAGAACGTTCCGTGGGACCAGGCCCTCGAGCTGATCCTGAAGCAGAACGGCCTGGGCTACATCATCGAGAACAACGTCATGCGGATCGCGACGACGGGCAAGCTCCAGAACGAGGAGACGCAGCGCGCCGCGCTCGATCTCGCCCGCCAGTCGTCCCTCCCGACGAAGACCGTCATCAAGCGGCTCTCCTACGCCAACGTCTCGCAGGCCGCCGCGACGCTCAAGCGCGTCATGTCTCCCCGCGGCGACGTGATCGTGGACGAGCGCACGAACACCCTCATCATCCGCGAGATCCAGGACTACATGCCGACCGTCCTCCAGCTCCTCGAGAACCTCGACCGGCCGACCGAGCAGGTGATCATCGAGTCGCGCATCGTCGAGACGACGAAGACCTTCGGCCATACGCTCGGCGTCAACTGGGGCTTCTCGGGCGTCGCCGACGCCGCCCACGGCAACACGACGAACCTCATCTTCCCGAACAACGGGAACCTGGCGGGCACGGTCTTCACGCGTCCGAACGGATCCGCCCAGCCGTCGACCACCGGTCTCGCCCTCCGGCTCGGCAACGTCCTCGACACCTTCAACCTCGACATCGCCTTGAACGCCGCGGAAAACCAGGGCCTCGTCAAGATCATCTCCTCGCCCCGCGTCGCCGCGATGACCAACGAGTCCGCCTCGATCCAGACGGGCCTCCAGATCCCGGTGCAGACGACGGTGAACAACACCACGTCGGTCCTGTACGTCGACGCGACGCTCCAGCTGCAGGTCACGCCCCAGATCACGGCCGAAGGGACGATCCTGATGCAGGTCAACATCCAGAAGCGCGAGCCCGCGCCGGGCGTTCAGATCCAGGGCGGAGGAAACGTGCCCCTGTCGATCCGCCAGGCGCGCACGAAGATCATCGTCAAGGACGGCGGAACGGCCGTGATCGGCGGCATCTTCCAGATGAACGACAACGACAGCTACAACTACGTGCCGGGTCTCGGGAAGATCCCGATCATCGGCAATCTCTTCCGAACGAAGCAGAAGCTCGAGAACCACGACGAGCTGCTGATCTTCATCACGCCGCGGATCATTCACTGAGGGAGCTCACGATGAAACGAACGATCACACGCGCCCTCCTTTTCGCCGCCGCCGTCCTTCCGTTCGCCGCGGGATGCACGAACAAGCAGGGAGAGACGGAGTCGCCGGTGTACATGACGACGAACCTCGTCACCGGTACACCGCAGTCGTTGACGTTCAACATCGCGACGGGCGCGCCGCTCCAGCTCTCGAGCATGGTCGTGACGAGCCATCCCAAGAACACATCCATCACCGACCCGAACGGCTTCCAGACCATCGAGCTCCAGACGTACGTCGTGCACTTCACCCGGCTCGACGGCGGCACGAAGGTCCCCCCGGACGAGACGTTCACGGTTGGCGGCACGATTCCGCTCGGCGGCTCGACGACCTTGAGCAACTACCCGGTGATCCAGCCGTCGGCCGTCCAGCAGGCCCCGTTCGACCAGCTGCTGCCGTTCAACGGCGGGATCGACCAGGAGACCGGACAACCGACGATCCACCTCGGAATCACGGTCACCTTCTACGGCGAGACGGTGGCCGGGACCCGCGTCAAGAGTGATCCGGCGACGCTAGACATCTTCGTGCTCTACAGCGCGGCGTAGAAGGATGCGAATGCGCAACGCGAACATCCCGACCACCAAGGAGGCCCCGATGCGCCTGACGTTGAACCGAATCGTGGCTCTGGCGGCGATCGCCGCGGCGGGGCTCATGGCCGGCTGCTCCGCCGACAGCCCGGGGCCGACGGGAGTCAAACCGGGCACCGGCTCGAACGGCCTCTCCGTGACTTTCGACACGATCCGATCCGTCAGCGCCGGCAACTGCACGCTGGTAACGGCGCGCGCCACTCAGAACGGAACGGTCGTGCCCAACGGCACGTCGATCCTTCTGTCGACGAACTTCGGGACCTTCGGCCAGAACGGCCTCCAGACGATCTCGCTCCTCTCCGAGGACGGCGCCGTGACGACGACGCTCTGCAGCAACTCGGTCGGGACCGCGACCGTCCACGGAACGGTGACCATCGGCACGCAGACGTCGCCACCCGCGAGCGCGTCCGCGGCCTTCACGACCAACGGCGGGGCGACGACGTTCATTTCGAGCTGCGCGAACCCGCACAGCGGGCCGGTCACGGGCGGAACCCAAATTCAGATCACGGGCGGGGGTTTCGGGGCCGACGGGGCCACGGTACCGGTTCTCTTCGTTTCCGGCGCCGTCGTGCATCAGGCGACCGGCACGGTCAGCGGCGGAGGCACCGTGATCACCGTGACGACACCCGCCTTCCCCGAGCTTGCCGCGCTGCCCGCGACGCCCGTGGAGCTGGACGTCGTCGTCAACGGGGTGGCGCTCAGGTCTCCCGACTGCTTTACGTTCACGAACCCCACGACGACGGCGCCGGTCGTTACCGCCATCCTTCCGTCTTCGGGCTCCAAGCTGGGAGGCACGCAGGTGACGATCCTGGGGAACAACTTCGGCACGCAGGTCCAGGTCTTCTTCGTCGTGGGCACCAACAGAATTCAGGCGCAGATCGTGTCGGCCGCTCCGTCGCAGATCATCGCGATCACACCGCCGGCGTCGGCGTTCGGCGGAAGCGTCCAGAGCTTCCCGGCGGATGCCCAGGTCGTCGTGAAGAACATCGACTGCGTGACCAGCGGCGGCGGAGCCTGCGAAAGCGACGGGACGCTTCACTACACCTACACGGTCGGGATCGTCATCTTCGGGTTCACACCGGATCACGGCGATGCGTCGACGACGGTTACGATCACCGGCCAGGGCTTCGTCGCGCCGCTCTTCGTGACGTTCGGCGGGAAACAGGGGACGGTCCTGTCGGTGACGGGCACGCAGATCCTGGCCAAGCCGCCGGCCGGCTGCCCGAGCAGTGGAGGGACGATCCAGGTGACGCTCCTCTCCGACGGCGAGACCGCGAGCTCGCCGGGGACGTTCACCGTGAACGTTCCGACGATCACGAGCGGCCCGACGCCGGCCTCCGGGCCGGGTGGTTCGGCGACCGCCGTCACCGTGATCGGCACGAATCTCTTCCCGTCGGGCTCTCCCGGCCAGCTGGCGATCGGCGCCTCGGGGGGAAGCGTGTCCGGCGTCAGCGCGACCGAGGTCAACGGCCAGCAGACGATCAGCTTCTCGGTGACGCCGGGCATCTGCTCGGCGACGGTCGCCTTGACCTTCGTCAACGGCGCGACGGGCTGCTCGACCGCGGCGACGTTCACCAACTCGACCTTCAACGACGCCGGACCCGCCGCGAACGCCGCGGCCGGAGCGGCTCCGACGTGCACGGGAAGCAATCACCAGTACACCGCGAGCTTCACGGCGGGGCTCTCGGCGACGGGAACCGGCAACATCACCTACAGCTGGACGTTCGCGAATTCCGACGGATCGGCGGCGAGCCCGCCGTCCGCGACGGGAGCCGGCAGCACGGGGTCCGTCACCTTCACCTGCCCCGACGCCAGTCCCTGCTCCGGCACGGCGACCCTGACGGTCACCGACGCCTGCGGCAGGACGGCGACCACGTCGCTCAGCGCGGACTCCCCCGGCTGTCCATAGTCGCCCGACCCGACGCAGCGCTCTTTTCGCCGCCCCCGGATCTCCGGGGGCGGCTTCGTTTCGGGGCCCCGATGACACAATACGGCCACATGGCCGACCCCCAGAGCGCGGCGCAGATCCGGGGCCTCGAGCAGCGGACCGCGATGCCGGGCTCGGATCTTCGCTCAATTCGAATATAGAAGCGGGCAATGAAGTTTCGGGTCATTGTCGATGCGGACGAAGCCGGCGTGTTCGTGGCCGAATGCCCGACATTGCCGGGTTGCATTTCGCAGGGGCGCACCCGAGAGGAAGCACTCAGCAATATTCGCGATGCGATCGAAGGCTATCTCGCGAGCCTCGCAAAGCATGGTGAGCCGGTACCTCTGCCAATCACCGAGGAAGTGATCGAAATCCCTGGATGACCGTTCCGAACCACAAAGAGTTGGCGAAGGGGACGCTCCGAGCCCTGATCCGAGAGGCTGGAATCACGATCGAGCAGTTCACCCAAAGCCCCTGACAGCCCGTTCACGGCCTTTGGGAGTATCCCGTCTAAAACGCCGCCGCGCGGCGTTTTGATGAGACAATACGGCCCCATGGCCGACCCCCAGAGCGCGGCGCGGATCCGGGACCTCGAGCAGCGGATGGCCGCGATGCCGGGCTCGCGGATCTTCGTGGGTCTGGCCGAAGAGTACCGGCGCGCCGGACGTTTCAGCGACGCCCTGGCGACGCTGCGGACGGGCCTCGAGGCGCATCCGAGCTACCTCTCGGCCCGGATCGCGGTCGCCCGGCTCTACCAGGAGATGGGGCGGGACGACGAGGCGATCGATGCTTTCGCGCGAGTCCTCGCTACCGACCGCGAGAACCTCGTCGCCGCCAAAGCGCTCGGCGATCTCTATGCGCGCCGGGGCAACGCGGTCGAGGCGGTCAAGAAATACAAGCTCTACCGCGC includes:
- the pilM gene encoding type IV pilus assembly protein PilM, with protein sequence NFGTSLSGHSVIIKKINLPRMTESELAESIRWEAEQYVPFDINDVNLDYVVLDTATADGMDVLLVAVKKDKIAEYTGVISQAGKTPVLVDVDAFAVQNAYEVNYPLTPGRVVALVNIGASVTNVNVLSGLNSIFWRDISFGGNQYTDALQKEFNLSFDQAETLKRGGKVGEQSLTTALPILQAVSQDMAQELQKTFDFFTATTATERIDEIVLSGGSARVVNLDSQLKERFGISVEIMNPFRQIQTAGSGVSEDWLSEHAPMLAIAVGLAVRQVGG
- a CDS encoding PilN domain-containing protein — protein: MIKINLLSEGRTAARAAQPAVATGKVNNLVFIGCLALAVLYFLGMWWHVATVKRDWDEKNRRAQAEVDRLKSIIDEVNGYEKKKSNLEAKINLINDLKRNQHGPVRLMDEVSKALPDLVWLNTMNLIGNAIQINGKAMTPNAVANFIENLKKSPYFAEPRFQSLNQEGPIYNFGLAVTFTYVSPTEPTAAPAGAPATTSPPAAAPPAKPAA
- the pilO gene encoding type 4a pilus biogenesis protein PilO, yielding MALDDLFKFEDKPMWQSAVTGLVIAGILVGVAEWQFFGPRRRDIDAAKAKYASLSAEIEKGRAAERKLAQFREEVKKLELELHKLLQVLPPERDTEDLIKKVEALIHQGDFSLLVFRTNEPIPKDFYKEYPFNVVLNGTYHNLALFFSRMANFSRIINVEDLRINGINNVAGKTLNATFVAKTFIYTGDENAPAAAAPGKPGAPARPGNVSRGAAAIKGKDLPPE
- the pilQ gene encoding type IV pilus secretin PilQ — its product is MHPRRTWYAALALGWLAVACSSTHSGTAARDTSAPSPTPVAAAAPVSRPAATIDSAAFSQDADGARVVLTADSPLLYTSYEPRPDTLVIDLSGAHPSDAFVAPSVEGALVTGLKVEPIEELGHRQTRITIQHRAGAHFEIASQGRSLAVGFDAEKTADASAAAGAQETPAAPAPESPAAPAIVTAADLPAASPVPANVPRGEAARALERVDVSSVSAASAIVSLLGDGALSVQDFALENPPRIVLDVAGVRAQVPRRVIPGAGPVLRARISQYRTTPERIARVVIDLDRTRPYRTERDGERLLVRLGESVATAIPAPPTAPKAEPSRTMVAGAAPVRAEAPAPSVKAPSPVPPAATVAEAPVEPKPSIELPKRPVEKTAQARSARGSAEPSTETSEGHLASLATGPAVDSIPPSRRAHGVLEARKMPKPRPVETRAAAAEPAAKAPAAKSEDPLFESAEVMLNDQEKPVDKQELANTYKSRTVGGGETQYTGEPISLDLKDADIKDVFRTISELTGLNIVIDPDVRGTVTVRLENVPWDQALELILKQNGLGYIIENNVMRIATTGKLQNEETQRAALDLARQSSLPTKTVIKRLSYANVSQAAATLKRVMSPRGDVIVDERTNTLIIREIQDYMPTVLQLLENLDRPTEQVIIESRIVETTKTFGHTLGVNWGFSGVADAAHGNTTNLIFPNNGNLAGTVFTRPNGSAQPSTTGLALRLGNVLDTFNLDIALNAAENQGLVKIISSPRVAAMTNESASIQTGLQIPVQTTVNNTTSVLYVDATLQLQVTPQITAEGTILMQVNIQKREPAPGVQIQGGGNVPLSIRQARTKIIVKDGGTAVIGGIFQMNDNDSYNYVPGLGKIPIIGNLFRTKQKLENHDELLIFITPRIIH
- a CDS encoding IPT/TIG domain-containing protein; translation: MRNANIPTTKEAPMRLTLNRIVALAAIAAAGLMAGCSADSPGPTGVKPGTGSNGLSVTFDTIRSVSAGNCTLVTARATQNGTVVPNGTSILLSTNFGTFGQNGLQTISLLSEDGAVTTTLCSNSVGTATVHGTVTIGTQTSPPASASAAFTTNGGATTFISSCANPHSGPVTGGTQIQITGGGFGADGATVPVLFVSGAVVHQATGTVSGGGTVITVTTPAFPELAALPATPVELDVVVNGVALRSPDCFTFTNPTTTAPVVTAILPSSGSKLGGTQVTILGNNFGTQVQVFFVVGTNRIQAQIVSAAPSQIIAITPPASAFGGSVQSFPADAQVVVKNIDCVTSGGGACESDGTLHYTYTVGIVIFGFTPDHGDASTTVTITGQGFVAPLFVTFGGKQGTVLSVTGTQILAKPPAGCPSSGGTIQVTLLSDGETASSPGTFTVNVPTITSGPTPASGPGGSATAVTVIGTNLFPSGSPGQLAIGASGGSVSGVSATEVNGQQTISFSVTPGICSATVALTFVNGATGCSTAATFTNSTFNDAGPAANAAAGAAPTCTGSNHQYTASFTAGLSATGTGNITYSWTFANSDGSAASPPSATGAGSTGSVTFTCPDASPCSGTATLTVTDACGRTATTSLSADSPGCP
- a CDS encoding type II toxin-antitoxin system HicB family antitoxin, yielding MKFRVIVDADEAGVFVAECPTLPGCISQGRTREEALSNIRDAIEGYLASLAKHGEPVPLPITEEVIEIPG